A part of Thermococcus sp. LS1 genomic DNA contains:
- a CDS encoding complex I subunit 5 family protein, which yields MFDVTLTFSLDRTAVFFVLNVAILGIAALMASFRYMRIYEFRPKIPYYPTLIIFIASMLLIPMVQDWLSFLFLWEIMTLASYFLIIYDWPEESVKKAGWKYFVTMHLFDTSPLMLAVTMYYAFHGTFNFGAITEYSNAIVALFLLGFAAKAGLFPLHFWLPDAHPAAPSPVSALMSGAMVELGLYGTIRVLDAVGWSVATWIVYLIGAMAVLSMLAAILSYTLQDDVKRLFAWSTIDNMGWMYLLILAGLLGVAGVEKSVDYYVVSHGLAKAAAFISTGALLYVFGTRSLEKTKGMMKADQLTAGLVMASIFALEGVPPFNLFLSKLNVIKTLLTVSPALAYFTALEWVIAFILFLRVVHAYIISDGRPEAKRQLAGSIALSVVILLVLSLVSQFICDYIWVRW from the coding sequence ATGTTCGACGTAACGCTCACTTTTTCACTTGATAGAACTGCAGTATTCTTCGTACTCAACGTCGCGATACTCGGTATAGCGGCGCTCATGGCATCGTTCAGATACATGAGGATATACGAGTTCAGGCCAAAGATACCCTACTATCCGACCCTCATTATATTCATAGCCTCAATGCTCCTCATCCCAATGGTCCAGGACTGGCTCAGCTTCCTCTTCCTCTGGGAGATAATGACGCTCGCTTCATACTTCCTGATAATCTACGACTGGCCGGAGGAGAGCGTCAAGAAGGCCGGCTGGAAGTACTTCGTGACCATGCACCTCTTCGACACATCTCCCCTCATGCTGGCAGTGACTATGTACTACGCCTTCCATGGAACGTTCAACTTTGGAGCCATAACGGAGTATAGCAACGCCATAGTCGCGCTCTTCCTCCTGGGATTCGCAGCCAAGGCTGGCCTCTTCCCGCTCCACTTCTGGCTTCCCGATGCCCATCCAGCCGCACCAAGCCCTGTCTCGGCCCTGATGAGTGGTGCAATGGTTGAGCTCGGCCTCTACGGAACTATTAGGGTTCTCGATGCCGTGGGATGGAGCGTCGCAACCTGGATAGTCTATCTCATCGGCGCAATGGCAGTGCTCAGCATGCTGGCTGCCATACTCAGCTACACTCTCCAGGACGACGTCAAGAGGCTCTTCGCGTGGTCAACGATAGACAACATGGGCTGGATGTACCTGCTCATCCTGGCAGGCCTCCTCGGCGTTGCAGGAGTGGAGAAGAGCGTTGACTACTACGTCGTCTCCCACGGCCTCGCCAAAGCGGCCGCATTTATTTCAACGGGCGCCCTCCTCTACGTCTTCGGTACGAGGAGCCTGGAGAAAACCAAGGGCATGATGAAAGCAGACCAGCTCACCGCAGGATTAGTGATGGCCTCAATATTTGCCCTCGAAGGTGTCCCGCCATTCAACCTCTTCCTGAGCAAGCTCAATGTCATAAAAACTCTCCTTACAGTGAGCCCAGCTTTGGCATACTTCACGGCCCTTGAGTGGGTGATAGCGTTCATACTGTTCCTCAGGGTCGTCCACGCCTACATCATAAGCGACGGCAGGCCAGAGGCAAAGAGACAGCTCGCTGGCAGTATAGCGCTCTCCGTGGTGATACTGCTCGTTCTTTCGCTGGTGAGCCAGTTCATCTGTGACTACATATGGGTGAGGTGGTGA
- a CDS encoding respiratory chain complex I subunit 1 family protein codes for MTLEKIAFAAVSLMIIILLPPLLDGISRKIKATVQERQGPPVFQTYYDLSSLLSMEPILPTDRLGFLIAPYVAFASAVSAALLLPFGNFVPVAFTGDIFVFLYVLAIFSISMMMAGFLVNNTYSNAGANREMMLILSVEPILGIAIGILALKTHSLSVSGIPLNLSLTPSVVLAFIFLAYAVYTECAFIPFDIAEAETEILEGPLVEYSGKLLGIFKWAMLIKRVALIWLFASFIALPLVSRFVDLSTPYGGAIALITQLALLVTLYAMSAIIESTTARMKVIQAIRQNTVIFLAGIVALVIASLGW; via the coding sequence ATGACGCTCGAAAAAATTGCATTCGCGGCCGTTTCACTGATGATAATCATCCTCCTTCCGCCCCTCCTCGACGGAATAAGCAGAAAGATCAAGGCTACCGTCCAGGAGAGGCAGGGGCCCCCAGTCTTCCAGACCTACTACGACCTCTCGAGCCTGCTCTCAATGGAGCCGATCCTTCCAACGGATAGACTGGGTTTCCTCATAGCTCCCTATGTGGCCTTTGCTTCAGCAGTCTCAGCCGCCCTGCTCCTCCCCTTCGGGAACTTCGTTCCAGTGGCCTTCACAGGGGACATCTTCGTCTTCCTCTATGTGCTGGCGATATTCTCGATCTCGATGATGATGGCAGGCTTCCTCGTGAACAACACCTACTCAAACGCAGGTGCCAACAGGGAGATGATGCTCATCCTCAGCGTGGAGCCGATACTGGGAATAGCAATCGGAATACTCGCGCTCAAGACCCACTCGCTCAGCGTGAGCGGGATTCCACTCAACCTCAGCCTCACACCCTCCGTTGTCCTTGCCTTCATCTTCCTAGCCTACGCCGTCTATACCGAGTGCGCATTCATACCCTTCGACATAGCCGAGGCCGAAACGGAAATACTCGAGGGTCCACTCGTTGAGTACAGCGGAAAGCTGCTTGGAATCTTCAAGTGGGCTATGCTGATAAAGCGCGTAGCCCTGATATGGCTCTTCGCGAGCTTCATAGCACTGCCTCTTGTGAGCAGATTCGTTGACCTATCGACGCCATACGGTGGGGCAATAGCACTGATCACCCAGCTGGCTCTGCTAGTGACGCTCTACGCCATGTCGGCCATCATAGAGTCAACGACGGCCCGTATGAAGGTAATCCAGGCCATCAGGCAGAACACGGTGATATTCCTTGCGGGAATAGTCGCGCTGGTGATAGCTTCCCTGGGATGGTGA
- a CDS encoding hydrogenase 4 subunit D, which produces MEELFVLSFSIPLVGGLLLFKLDGKKADYFMLITVILATLLNLAGVYEFYSSGMPSIHKTLVSSTTFGEAYGLLIDPMSVCVGLVVITAGLLFMLYAKDYMSPENKEHPVYEGKGRFYAWMVLFIGATLAFIYSSSVLQLLIFFEIMSLACWGLVSYYGGKKAKRAAYKALLVPNFGAMVGLYTAVGIGITRLHDLSLFAYSNLTDDLKLIVFIAVMIAAFTKSAQFPLYSWLPDAMVAPTPASAFLHGAAMVEMGVYLLARFIQFMQPIPKEGFYVMAALIIATQVICILMYPLQKSAKRLLAYSTIAESGLMYVALATAVLGLQGGLQASMFQLFNHAYIKGLAFLTAGTFSYALGTLEMDRIKGLIKSPVVGYGWTFALLGLAGVPPFGVFFGKLGILSNAEAMKESALVIAMFVLLLIDSAVFLMVSLKRIHGMVFSEGGEEVEITPLMKAVMVILLVLAMLAPYIAYPMIVKVGW; this is translated from the coding sequence ATGGAGGAGCTTTTCGTTCTTTCCTTTTCAATTCCACTGGTTGGCGGGCTCCTGCTGTTCAAACTCGATGGTAAGAAGGCAGATTACTTCATGCTCATCACTGTCATCCTGGCCACTCTGCTGAACCTCGCGGGTGTTTATGAGTTCTATTCCTCTGGAATGCCTTCCATTCACAAAACCCTCGTGAGCTCTACAACCTTCGGTGAGGCCTACGGCCTCCTGATAGACCCTATGAGCGTATGTGTTGGCCTGGTCGTGATAACGGCTGGACTGCTCTTCATGCTTTATGCAAAGGACTACATGAGCCCAGAGAACAAAGAGCACCCCGTCTATGAAGGCAAGGGAAGGTTCTACGCATGGATGGTTCTCTTCATCGGTGCGACGCTTGCGTTTATCTATTCCTCGTCAGTCCTCCAGCTGCTAATATTCTTCGAAATCATGAGCCTCGCTTGTTGGGGTTTAGTGAGCTATTATGGAGGTAAGAAAGCTAAGAGGGCTGCGTACAAGGCCCTGCTCGTGCCGAACTTCGGTGCGATGGTCGGCCTCTACACAGCGGTCGGGATAGGAATCACCCGCCTCCACGACCTCAGCCTGTTCGCATATTCCAACCTTACCGACGACCTGAAGCTTATTGTCTTCATAGCAGTTATGATAGCCGCTTTCACCAAGAGCGCTCAGTTCCCGCTCTATTCGTGGCTGCCAGACGCTATGGTAGCCCCAACGCCTGCTTCAGCCTTCCTCCACGGTGCTGCAATGGTCGAGATGGGTGTCTACCTGCTCGCCAGGTTCATCCAGTTCATGCAGCCCATCCCGAAGGAAGGCTTCTACGTCATGGCCGCCCTCATCATCGCCACACAGGTAATCTGCATCCTGATGTACCCCCTCCAGAAGAGCGCGAAGAGACTGCTCGCCTACTCGACGATAGCAGAATCTGGCCTGATGTACGTCGCCCTCGCGACGGCAGTCCTCGGGTTGCAGGGAGGACTGCAAGCCTCGATGTTCCAACTTTTCAACCATGCGTACATCAAGGGTCTTGCTTTCCTGACGGCTGGAACGTTCAGCTACGCCCTCGGAACCCTTGAGATGGACAGGATAAAGGGCCTCATCAAGTCCCCTGTGGTCGGCTACGGCTGGACCTTTGCCCTGCTCGGTTTAGCGGGCGTTCCACCATTCGGCGTGTTCTTCGGAAAGCTCGGCATCCTCAGCAACGCTGAAGCGATGAAGGAGAGCGCCCTCGTTATTGCCATGTTCGTCCTGCTCCTCATAGACTCGGCGGTATTCCTCATGGTGTCCCTGAAGAGGATACATGGCATGGTTTTCAGCGAAGGTGGAGAAGAGGTCGAGATTACACCACTGATGAAGGCTGTGATGGTTATCCTGCTCGTCCTGGCCATGCTGGCCCCGTACATAGCGTATCCAATGATCGTCAAAGTGGGGTGGTGA
- a CDS encoding NADH-quinone oxidoreductase subunit B family protein has protein sequence MSRKPKLRSIWVFHLNTGSCNGCDIEIIDVLTPFYDVERFGIKLVGSPRHAHALLVSGPLTRQAYYGAKETIKAMPPEPRVIVAVGTCTCSGGIFYNGYPVYRRPESGREGREYPRRGGIAELIADLRDEGEKVGPVIYIPGCPPRPEEIIYGIAQLVGLVEKKLSYQEYSDELVPFKLPEGPLEERIRLTLMERLRHLVGYLDREKILEDFMGLVKEAEKSENPREELARLVKDYAAKCGDVRLGFCMALLEREYWRVRDALDAGKEFVYWV, from the coding sequence ATGAGCAGAAAGCCGAAGCTCCGCTCCATATGGGTCTTCCACCTCAACACCGGCTCGTGCAACGGCTGTGACATCGAGATAATCGACGTGCTTACACCGTTCTACGACGTCGAGCGCTTTGGAATCAAGCTAGTTGGCTCACCAAGACATGCCCATGCACTCCTCGTCTCAGGTCCGCTCACGAGACAGGCCTACTACGGCGCCAAGGAGACCATAAAGGCGATGCCGCCGGAGCCAAGGGTGATAGTCGCCGTCGGAACGTGCACCTGCAGCGGAGGGATATTCTACAACGGCTATCCAGTCTACAGAAGGCCCGAGAGCGGCAGGGAGGGAAGAGAGTATCCACGGAGGGGAGGTATAGCAGAGCTCATCGCTGACTTGAGGGACGAGGGCGAGAAGGTCGGTCCGGTCATCTACATCCCCGGCTGCCCACCGAGGCCGGAGGAGATAATCTACGGCATAGCACAGCTCGTGGGACTCGTCGAGAAGAAGCTCAGCTATCAGGAGTACAGCGATGAGCTGGTTCCCTTCAAGCTCCCAGAGGGGCCGCTGGAGGAGCGCATCAGGCTGACCCTTATGGAGAGGCTCAGGCACCTCGTGGGATACCTCGACAGGGAAAAGATCCTCGAGGATTTCATGGGGCTCGTTAAAGAGGCCGAGAAGAGCGAGAATCCCAGGGAGGAGCTGGCCAGGCTCGTCAAGGACTACGCCGCCAAATGCGGGGACGTTAGACTGGGCTTCTGTATGGCGCTCCTCGAAAGAGAGTACTGGAGGGTCAGGGATGCCCTGGATGCTGGTAAAGAGTTCGTATATTGGGTTTAA
- a CDS encoding proton-conducting transporter membrane subunit has protein sequence MEGLFTIAVILYLLSIPAALAFRRSFKTSIGIGHILTALASIALLAFTFASIPDVLSGKTIEFTYDLGVAQIPFQIDGLSLIMCFIFGALGLAASIYSPRYMAIYEKSGRGWMYITIYSVFMLSMILIVTIANMFWFIFLWEVMTFTSYLLTIWESDKEEVRKAGWKYFVTMHIVSTLPLIVAIALLYADVGSIEGLNFESLAALKLSPVFYALFLIGFGSKSGVVPLHFWAPEAYTVAPSNVSALMAGALEKVAVYALIRTTCFIMKPNETFGYAVALLGTVTLTVGTLYALKQTDAKRLLAYHSIGQIGYIWLGMGVGIVFIARGDMYSAFGAIALASSLYHLVNHTFFKGLLFLSTGSIFYRTRSRDLNQLRGLAKLMPFTALFTFIAAMSIAGTPPFNGFMSKWMIYQTTFLSGNGLIVFFGVMALFISAATLASFIKFYTTAFGGEPTEFTKDAEEVPSPMLIAKGFLASLCLLLGLVPSLILPILLSPGAALAGIDVSGLMDTNYWLVTIKAPLMPTGAESYFKPLLFATLFGVLFLGIYLLFPVSKKTYRPWTLGEPVAMEHYKFKAINYYEPFEEYIHPLYHTGHVLSEFGSALIGAVANAYVSTATALHKACDSISRGITGVGKAYERKCPEVYFDEYFFAPLVKIARVSGVLLDEGFMKPNAALTIALVILAVILALMVL, from the coding sequence ATGGAGGGACTCTTTACGATCGCCGTCATCCTGTATCTCCTCTCCATACCTGCGGCGTTAGCCTTCAGAAGGAGCTTCAAGACTTCAATCGGCATCGGTCACATACTCACGGCTCTAGCCTCCATAGCCCTGTTAGCCTTTACCTTCGCGTCAATACCAGATGTCCTCAGCGGGAAGACCATCGAATTCACCTATGACTTAGGAGTGGCCCAGATTCCGTTCCAGATTGATGGGCTCTCGCTGATAATGTGCTTCATCTTCGGCGCCCTCGGACTTGCAGCGTCAATATATTCCCCAAGGTACATGGCAATCTACGAGAAGTCCGGCAGAGGCTGGATGTACATAACCATATATTCAGTGTTTATGCTCTCCATGATACTCATAGTCACAATAGCCAACATGTTCTGGTTCATTTTCCTCTGGGAAGTCATGACGTTTACATCATACCTCCTGACGATCTGGGAAAGCGACAAAGAGGAGGTCAGAAAAGCCGGCTGGAAGTACTTCGTGACTATGCACATAGTGAGCACGCTACCACTGATAGTCGCCATCGCCCTGCTGTATGCAGACGTTGGCTCAATCGAGGGGCTTAACTTTGAGAGTCTAGCAGCATTAAAACTAAGCCCAGTATTCTACGCCCTCTTCCTGATAGGCTTTGGAAGCAAATCAGGTGTTGTTCCGCTGCACTTCTGGGCCCCGGAGGCCTATACGGTCGCCCCGAGCAACGTCTCCGCTCTAATGGCTGGAGCACTGGAGAAGGTTGCGGTCTATGCCCTGATAAGGACTACATGCTTTATCATGAAGCCAAACGAGACTTTCGGATATGCAGTTGCCCTGCTTGGAACAGTAACTCTGACAGTTGGAACCCTCTACGCGTTGAAGCAGACCGATGCCAAGAGACTTTTGGCCTATCACAGTATCGGCCAGATAGGCTACATCTGGCTCGGCATGGGCGTTGGGATAGTTTTCATAGCCAGGGGAGATATGTACTCAGCCTTCGGAGCCATAGCCCTAGCATCAAGTCTGTACCACCTCGTTAACCACACGTTCTTCAAGGGACTGCTCTTCCTGTCGACGGGTTCAATATTCTACAGAACCCGCAGCAGGGATCTCAACCAGCTGAGAGGTCTAGCCAAGCTGATGCCATTCACGGCGCTCTTCACATTCATAGCCGCAATGTCGATAGCTGGAACTCCTCCGTTCAACGGATTCATGAGCAAGTGGATGATATACCAGACAACGTTCCTCTCGGGCAACGGCCTGATAGTGTTCTTTGGGGTGATGGCCCTCTTCATCAGCGCAGCAACGCTGGCTTCATTCATCAAGTTCTACACGACCGCGTTTGGAGGAGAACCGACGGAGTTTACGAAGGACGCTGAGGAAGTCCCATCCCCGATGCTCATCGCCAAGGGCTTCCTGGCTTCACTCTGCCTCCTCCTTGGACTGGTTCCAAGCCTCATCCTGCCGATACTGCTTTCGCCAGGGGCAGCCCTAGCAGGCATAGATGTCTCAGGATTGATGGACACAAACTACTGGCTTGTTACGATTAAAGCTCCGCTCATGCCGACGGGAGCAGAAAGCTACTTCAAACCGCTACTCTTTGCGACACTCTTCGGCGTGCTCTTCCTCGGCATCTACCTGCTCTTCCCGGTCTCAAAGAAAACCTACAGACCCTGGACCCTCGGTGAGCCCGTGGCGATGGAGCACTACAAGTTCAAGGCCATAAACTACTACGAGCCCTTCGAGGAGTACATCCACCCGCTCTACCACACCGGCCACGTTCTCAGCGAGTTCGGCTCCGCCCTGATTGGCGCAGTCGCCAATGCGTACGTCTCAACGGCCACGGCCCTCCACAAGGCCTGCGATTCCATAAGCAGGGGAATAACAGGGGTCGGCAAGGCATACGAGAGGAAGTGCCCCGAGGTATACTTTGACGAGTACTTCTTTGCCCCTCTGGTCAAAATAGCGAGGGTCTCGGGAGTGCTCCTCGATGAAGGCTTCATGAAGCCCAACGCGGCGCTCACAATAGCCCTGGTAATCCTGGCAGTTATACTCGCACTGATGGTGCTGTGA
- a CDS encoding NADH-quinone oxidoreductase subunit C produces MSEVIKFNEALKERHIRRGDEKARVTREYLDEIIKKFGEKIRDVKQVAYNQWVITVEREDLPEVVLHFLDHPEWKETQLSTMVATDERPLNGKFSITYWLSVNGKAGDFYLGVRAYLPEDDPRFISIAAKHRGANWYEREAMEMLGLTAEGHPDPRRLVLPDDWPSCVYPLRKDFHYSDSPPGEKFYPYKEPKKDEIIVPYGPYHVALEEAAHFRLYVKGETIVDVDYRGFYAHRGIEKISEGRLTYDQVCFIAERICGICGCTHSTAYCQAVENAGGIEVPERAEYIRTIVLEIERLHSHLLNFGIACHLVGYDYGFMKAWRIREHVMWLAERLTGNRKTYGMLLVGGVRRDLLEYRKSLLEDVLKKIKTEFSELVDEAISTSTFVKRLEGVGVLPYKVAKEWDVDGPLGRGSGRDFDVRRDHPYAAYKYLDFKVPVYKEGDVLARALVRIEEVFESIWIIEQALDQMPGGDILAEYKEIPPYSEAIGMTEAPRGENIHYVMTGENNKVYRYRARAATYNNLPAVPDMMRGYTIADAPLIVASIDPCYSCTERVQIVDVESGKVRVLTESQFNKLSIKASRRV; encoded by the coding sequence ATGTCCGAAGTTATCAAGTTTAACGAGGCCCTGAAAGAGAGGCACATACGCCGGGGAGATGAAAAGGCCAGGGTAACGCGGGAGTACTTAGATGAGATCATCAAAAAGTTCGGGGAGAAGATAAGAGACGTTAAGCAGGTCGCTTACAACCAGTGGGTCATAACCGTCGAGAGAGAGGACCTCCCGGAAGTAGTCCTCCACTTCCTCGACCACCCGGAGTGGAAGGAGACACAGCTCTCAACGATGGTCGCCACCGACGAGAGGCCCCTAAACGGCAAGTTCAGCATCACCTACTGGCTCAGCGTTAACGGAAAGGCGGGTGACTTCTACCTCGGTGTCAGGGCTTACCTGCCGGAGGACGACCCGAGGTTTATCTCGATAGCGGCCAAGCACAGGGGCGCGAACTGGTACGAGAGGGAAGCCATGGAGATGCTCGGCCTCACCGCCGAAGGCCACCCCGACCCGAGGCGGCTCGTCCTTCCGGACGACTGGCCGTCCTGCGTCTACCCGCTCAGGAAGGACTTCCACTACTCGGACAGTCCGCCGGGGGAGAAGTTCTACCCCTACAAGGAGCCGAAGAAGGACGAGATAATAGTTCCCTACGGACCGTATCATGTAGCCCTTGAGGAGGCAGCACACTTCAGGCTCTACGTGAAGGGAGAGACCATAGTGGACGTTGACTACCGCGGCTTCTACGCCCACAGGGGCATAGAGAAGATATCCGAGGGAAGATTAACCTACGATCAGGTCTGCTTCATAGCGGAGAGAATATGTGGAATCTGCGGCTGCACACACTCCACAGCCTACTGTCAGGCGGTTGAGAACGCCGGAGGCATAGAGGTTCCGGAGAGGGCGGAGTACATCAGGACGATAGTCCTCGAGATAGAGAGACTCCACAGCCACCTGCTCAACTTTGGAATAGCCTGCCACCTCGTTGGCTACGACTACGGCTTCATGAAAGCCTGGAGGATAAGGGAGCACGTGATGTGGCTCGCGGAAAGGCTGACGGGCAACAGAAAGACCTACGGAATGCTCCTTGTCGGCGGCGTTAGGAGAGACCTTTTGGAGTACAGAAAATCCCTGCTGGAGGACGTCCTCAAGAAGATAAAGACCGAGTTCAGTGAGCTCGTCGATGAGGCAATCTCAACGAGCACCTTCGTGAAGCGCCTTGAAGGCGTTGGGGTTCTGCCCTACAAGGTCGCCAAGGAGTGGGACGTTGATGGACCCCTCGGCAGGGGCTCCGGAAGGGACTTCGACGTGAGAAGGGACCACCCGTACGCTGCCTACAAGTACCTCGACTTCAAGGTCCCAGTCTACAAGGAGGGTGACGTTCTGGCGAGGGCCCTCGTCAGAATAGAGGAAGTTTTCGAGAGCATCTGGATAATAGAGCAGGCCCTCGACCAAATGCCTGGAGGAGACATTCTGGCGGAGTACAAGGAGATACCCCCCTACTCGGAAGCGATAGGCATGACCGAGGCACCGAGGGGCGAGAACATTCACTACGTCATGACTGGCGAGAACAACAAGGTCTACAGGTACAGGGCCAGGGCGGCAACCTACAACAACCTGCCAGCCGTTCCCGACATGATGCGCGGCTACACCATAGCCGACGCCCCGCTCATTGTGGCAAGCATAGACCCCTGCTACTCCTGTACGGAGAGGGTTCAGATAGTCGACGTCGAGAGCGGGAAGGTTAGGGTTCTCACAGAATCCCAGTTCAACAAACTTTCCATAAAGGCCTCAAGGAGGGTCTGA
- a CDS encoding 4Fe-4S dicluster domain-containing protein yields the protein MAVTLKYPFVKLEAPPEYRGIPQIDATLCIGCGACVNACPPDALLRIDNYDRGVREIVLDIGRCIRCARCEEVCPTGAIKLTNLFEAASPDRMDHVEVVRLKLVKCKNCGRYADFTERQVRKALQILPEEIIEEEALEEKVWLCRDCRRKGTVDGAIEASKEVVL from the coding sequence ATGGCCGTGACGCTGAAGTACCCCTTCGTGAAGCTTGAAGCTCCTCCGGAGTACAGGGGAATTCCACAGATAGACGCGACCCTCTGCATAGGTTGCGGTGCCTGCGTTAACGCCTGTCCGCCAGATGCACTCCTCAGGATAGACAACTACGACAGAGGAGTTAGGGAAATCGTCCTTGATATTGGACGATGCATCCGCTGTGCGCGCTGTGAGGAGGTCTGCCCCACCGGAGCGATCAAGCTCACGAACCTCTTCGAGGCCGCTTCACCCGACAGGATGGACCACGTGGAGGTTGTTAGGCTCAAGCTCGTGAAATGCAAGAACTGCGGCAGGTACGCCGACTTCACTGAGAGGCAGGTGAGGAAGGCCCTCCAGATTCTCCCCGAGGAGATCATCGAGGAGGAGGCTCTGGAAGAGAAGGTCTGGCTCTGCAGGGACTGCAGGAGGAAAGGGACAGTTGATGGAGCCATAGAAGCCAGCAAGGAGGTGGTTCTATGA